One genomic segment of Desulfocapsa sulfexigens DSM 10523 includes these proteins:
- a CDS encoding mechanosensitive ion channel family protein: protein MKRYSIFLYFCLLAISLTMLSPAPLAAVEETAAESGRLKGVAPDQIGSVLAKMSDEQVRSLLISELTSNPTPSTSAPQKTGGLVGKTAKWLHLLDEGENRKKKSSSFLSRLSSFPGDYLIVARKVGRGSLGNFILSLAMLFGIFGAAWGSEYFTRRFTANFRKQFQEKAIPVLDGPMRFIAGLMLSIPSLVHIFVFATAALLFFFMLPGTDYSPLRYVFLALLFSILFYRLLAQLSRILSSPGSAALRVLPFDDITAATVHRATLFLCSYIFTAIMFLALQRELGLSKTAVQSTAMIIATFLVFVIVLMIMRSRHYVANRILDKSDQNGTRNWVVEQFAQFWHVPTILYVLIIWIIMLGDQLTGVQRGNSAFLMSLTILPLFVIFNGLGQWIVRVSINTLRMYNHEDEDSASREIQASILVAKEKERKLYVTTSRFMSLSILVTLLVWTLSLWNVYIPYATNITKAVFQSLIAVALGLTVWKFSSSYIEKKILETMPVDEEKEENDDEWGGAATRGRSFTLLPMLRKFIASTLLVMVTLVILSSMGVDIGPLLAGAGVVGLAIGFGAQKMVSDVFSGFFYLLDDAFRVGEYIQAGSVSGAVESISLRNVMLRHHRGMLQIVPHSELGSITNFMRGGIIVKFNLEFSYDADIDQIRKIIKKVGQAMLADDEFKDDFIQPVKSAGVREITGSVMIIRVKFKAQPGTQFVIQREAYRRISEALAAKGIHYAHRKVIVELPETANITEENKKILEAGAAAALLQQQEEEKTNEKTKS from the coding sequence ATGAAAAGATATAGCATTTTTCTCTATTTCTGCCTGCTGGCAATCTCTCTTACCATGCTCTCCCCAGCACCCCTTGCAGCTGTTGAAGAGACAGCTGCTGAAAGTGGAAGACTTAAGGGAGTTGCTCCAGACCAGATTGGCTCTGTTCTTGCCAAGATGAGCGACGAACAGGTTCGCAGTTTGCTGATATCAGAACTCACAAGTAATCCTACGCCCTCTACCAGTGCTCCACAAAAAACTGGCGGCCTTGTTGGAAAGACTGCCAAATGGCTCCATCTACTGGACGAAGGTGAAAATAGAAAGAAAAAGTCGAGCAGTTTCCTTTCCCGTCTTAGCAGTTTTCCCGGCGATTACCTCATAGTTGCGAGAAAAGTCGGCAGGGGGAGTTTAGGAAATTTTATACTTTCTCTGGCAATGCTTTTTGGAATATTTGGAGCCGCCTGGGGAAGTGAATACTTTACCCGTCGTTTCACTGCTAATTTCAGAAAACAGTTTCAAGAAAAAGCCATTCCAGTACTCGACGGCCCCATGCGCTTTATCGCTGGCCTTATGCTCTCCATCCCCTCTCTGGTCCATATTTTCGTTTTCGCAACGGCTGCTCTCCTTTTCTTTTTTATGCTGCCGGGTACTGACTACTCTCCATTACGCTACGTCTTTCTTGCCCTGCTTTTTTCTATTCTTTTTTATCGTCTTCTTGCCCAGTTGTCCCGTATACTCAGTTCTCCAGGCTCTGCCGCCCTTCGGGTTTTGCCCTTTGATGACATAACGGCTGCTACAGTTCATAGGGCAACCCTCTTTCTTTGTTCATATATCTTTACTGCAATTATGTTTCTTGCCTTACAACGGGAACTGGGACTCAGTAAAACAGCTGTGCAATCAACGGCCATGATTATCGCAACTTTTCTTGTTTTCGTCATTGTGCTTATGATTATGCGCAGTCGTCACTATGTTGCAAATCGTATCCTTGATAAAAGCGACCAGAACGGGACACGGAACTGGGTGGTTGAGCAGTTTGCCCAGTTCTGGCACGTCCCCACTATTCTCTATGTCCTTATTATCTGGATCATTATGCTTGGAGACCAGCTCACAGGTGTGCAACGTGGTAATTCTGCATTTCTTATGAGCCTGACAATCCTTCCACTCTTTGTTATTTTTAATGGTCTTGGCCAATGGATTGTCCGGGTTTCCATCAACACCCTGCGAATGTATAATCATGAGGACGAAGACTCTGCCAGCAGAGAAATACAGGCAAGTATCCTTGTTGCAAAGGAAAAGGAACGTAAACTCTATGTTACAACATCCCGCTTTATGAGCCTTTCAATTCTGGTAACACTGCTGGTCTGGACACTGAGCTTATGGAATGTGTATATCCCCTATGCCACCAATATCACCAAAGCAGTATTTCAGTCGCTCATAGCTGTTGCCCTGGGTTTAACCGTGTGGAAATTTTCCTCCAGCTATATAGAGAAAAAGATCCTTGAAACCATGCCAGTTGACGAAGAAAAGGAAGAAAATGATGATGAATGGGGTGGTGCTGCCACCAGGGGGAGAAGTTTTACCCTGCTTCCCATGCTCCGTAAGTTTATCGCATCCACCTTACTGGTGATGGTAACACTGGTAATCCTTTCTTCAATGGGTGTTGATATTGGGCCACTGCTTGCCGGCGCAGGGGTTGTTGGCCTTGCCATTGGTTTTGGTGCTCAAAAGATGGTAAGTGATGTTTTCTCAGGCTTTTTCTATCTCCTCGACGATGCTTTCCGCGTCGGAGAGTATATTCAGGCGGGTTCAGTCTCAGGAGCCGTCGAATCCATAAGCCTTCGTAATGTCATGCTTCGCCACCACCGGGGCATGCTTCAAATCGTCCCTCACAGCGAACTCGGTTCCATCACCAACTTTATGCGCGGTGGTATAATTGTTAAATTTAATCTTGAATTTTCCTACGATGCAGATATCGACCAGATTCGTAAGATCATCAAGAAAGTTGGCCAGGCAATGCTCGCCGATGACGAATTCAAAGATGACTTTATTCAACCTGTCAAATCTGCAGGTGTAAGAGAGATCACGGGCTCTGTCATGATTATAAGGGTTAAGTTCAAGGCACAGCCAGGAACTCAATTTGTCATTCAGAGAGAGGCCTACCGCAGAATTTCCGAGGCACTTGCCGCCAAGGGCATCCATTATGCCCATCGAAAAGTTATTGTTGAACTACCTGAAACAGCAAACATCACGGAAGAAAACAAAAAAATTCTTGAAGCAGGAGCAGCGGCTGCTCTGTTACAACAGCAGGAAGAAGAGAAAACTAATGAAAAGACAAAATCATAA